A single window of Aspergillus flavus chromosome 4, complete sequence DNA harbors:
- a CDS encoding putative penicillin-binding protein, producing MSFTEALKAATAPGPDQRIPGVVVMAADASGKIIFSEAEGQTSIDTDVAKPMTTDTTFWIASCTKLITTVAALQCVEKGILQLDDPVYKVLPEWKTPEILTGFDDLSEPQLKLATKKITLRQLLTHSSGMGYDFLSPDLASWRRWKGQSLGASEEPIINRLALPLLYEPGDGWMYSVAIDWVGVMVERVNGGVRLGEYMKQHIFDPLGMTLTGFRLAENEHIRDRLCETAQRTPAGKLSMTNPYNALSPADDLGGGGLYSSVADYMKVLISLLKNDGLLLRPDMVTIMFEPQLPDPRPLLAKTQDSKSGAMLRSGIDCDAWNFGLGGILTTADVEGICRKGTMSWGGLPNLYWWIDPVAGNCGMYASQILPPGDQISMELALDFRREIYARIQA from the exons ATGAGCTTTACAGAGGCCCTCAAAGCTGCAACGGCACCGGGGCCAGATCAAAGGATCCCAGgtgtggtggtgatggcaGCGGATGCGTCAG GCAAGATTATATTCTCCGAGGCTGAAGGGCAGACGTCAATCGATACGGACGTAGCGAAACCCATGACGACTGATACGACGTTCTGGATTGCATCGTGCACGAAACTCATTACAACGGTGGCAGCCCTACAATGTGTTGAAAAAGGCATACTTCAACTGGACGACCCAGTCTACAAGGTCCTCCCGGAGTGGAAAACGCCAGAAATTCTAACGGGCTTCGATGATTTGAGCGAGCCGCAGTTAAAGCTGGCAACAAAGAAGATCACGCTACGCCAATTGCTGACACATTCCAGTGGAATGGGCTACGACTTCTTATCACCGGACCTAGCGAGTTGGCGACGGTGGAAAGGGCAGAGTCTTGGTGCATCCGAGGAGCCCATT ATCAATCGACTGGCTCTTCCACTTTTGTATGAGCCAGGAGATGGCTGGATGTACAGCGTTGCAATTGATTGGGTTGGGGTAATGGTGGAGCGAGTCAATGGAGGTGTTCGACTAGGTGAATATATGAAGCAACACATATTCGATCCTTTGGGCATGACCTTGACCGGCTTTCGCCTTGCCGAGAATGAGCACATTCGCGACCGTCTTTGTGAAACGGCACAACGTACACCAGCTGGTAAATTGTCCATGACAAATCCATACAATGCCCTCAGCCCTGCAGATGACCTGGGTGGAGGAGGTTTGTACAGCTCCGTTGCCGACTATATGAAAGTGTTGATATCACTATTGAAGAATGATGGGCTTTTGCTCCGACCAGACATGGTAACGATCATGTTTGAGCCTCAGCTTCCTGACCCAAGGCCTCTCTTGGCTAAGACACAGGACTCGAAAAGTGGTGCAATGCTCCGCAGTGGCATAGATTGTGATGCGTGGAattttggtcttggtggtaTCTTGACAACCGCGGATGTGGAAGGGATCTGCAGAAAAGGCACAATGTCCTGGGGTGGGCTTCCTAACTTG TACTGGTGGATTGACCCTGTGGCCGGTAACTGCGGAATGTATGCCTCGCAGATACTGCCACCCGGAGACCAGATCTCGATGGAACTCGCACTAGATTTCCGACGGGAAATATATGCTCGAATTCAAGCGTGA